One part of the Maridesulfovibrio sp. genome encodes these proteins:
- a CDS encoding P-II family nitrogen regulator, which produces MYLIQSIIRPEKVTEVTDALAEIGVYGMTKFPVIGRGNQSGLKVGDMIYKDIPKEMIQTFVDDDQKAAAVRTIMEAARTGDGNHGDGRVFVLQVAEAYTIRSGDQNI; this is translated from the coding sequence ATGTATCTTATTCAGTCCATTATTCGCCCGGAAAAAGTCACTGAAGTGACTGATGCTCTCGCCGAAATCGGTGTGTACGGCATGACTAAATTCCCCGTTATCGGGCGTGGGAACCAGAGCGGTCTCAAAGTCGGTGACATGATTTATAAGGATATTCCTAAAGAAATGATTCAAACCTTCGTGGATGACGATCAGAAAGCAGCAGCTGTTAGAACCATCATGGAGGCGGCTAGAACAGGGGACGGCAACCATGGCGATGGTCGAGTATTCGTCCTTCAGGTAGCCGAAGCATACACCATTCGCTCAGGCGACCAGAACATCTAG
- a CDS encoding APC family permease, translated as MKTELRKTLGFYSCFSVAVGLVVASSTLVSLGQGMGLAGGGFVIAMASGWILQLFSAQSYAELACMMPHAGGLRSYTKVALGSLPAMAAVILAYIIPNLFAAPAELAVAGSVITETFTPGIPPVLWGGLLLAILTITNVIGVDIFAKLQIVFTMTMMISMALLGIIGLTGIGTLPAPVIPDQPFNPMGMGVFGLTALAIWLYIGIEFVTPMAQEAKQPEKNIPKAMIYGLLAIFFVNLVYGYASLKFVPAEQLTNSNHPHVDMALAMLGRPGMIWIAVVSIFASASTINTVIGVVPRMLYGMAVSRELPRVFRLIHPRFQTPWVGILFMAGAMSVTYFGGISEAPNLIIYILAACCSWLFSYVIAHIDVLILRRRYPNQRRPYKTPFYPIPQIIGSLGMVYAIINIAPVPEMESIIFRLVGVMIACTLVYVIFWLRFVIKEPMFKPMNMQEAQEEWGLVEKELYKNGIPATFVIAPGSRATSSATTI; from the coding sequence ATGAAAACGGAACTTCGAAAGACCCTCGGTTTTTATTCCTGCTTTTCCGTAGCGGTGGGGCTAGTCGTCGCTTCCAGCACACTGGTATCACTAGGCCAAGGCATGGGCCTTGCCGGTGGAGGGTTTGTTATTGCCATGGCCTCAGGCTGGATTCTGCAACTCTTTTCAGCTCAAAGTTATGCGGAACTTGCTTGTATGATGCCTCATGCCGGGGGACTCCGCTCTTATACAAAAGTCGCCTTGGGAAGTTTGCCGGCTATGGCTGCGGTCATTCTGGCATATATTATTCCCAATCTGTTCGCAGCACCGGCGGAGTTGGCTGTAGCCGGGTCCGTTATCACGGAGACCTTTACGCCCGGAATTCCCCCTGTTTTATGGGGGGGGCTGCTTCTGGCCATCCTGACCATTACCAATGTCATCGGTGTGGATATTTTTGCCAAGCTGCAAATTGTCTTCACAATGACCATGATGATATCCATGGCTCTGCTCGGAATCATCGGCCTTACCGGTATAGGTACGCTGCCTGCGCCGGTTATACCCGATCAGCCCTTCAACCCCATGGGCATGGGAGTTTTCGGTCTGACAGCTTTGGCGATCTGGCTGTATATCGGTATTGAATTTGTCACCCCCATGGCTCAAGAAGCCAAACAGCCGGAAAAGAACATCCCAAAAGCTATGATTTACGGCTTGCTGGCCATCTTCTTTGTCAACCTCGTCTATGGATACGCCTCACTCAAGTTCGTTCCGGCTGAACAGCTGACAAACTCCAATCATCCCCATGTCGATATGGCATTGGCTATGCTTGGCAGGCCGGGAATGATTTGGATCGCCGTCGTTTCAATCTTCGCCAGCGCAAGTACCATCAATACGGTCATCGGCGTGGTTCCCCGCATGCTCTACGGCATGGCTGTCAGCCGTGAACTTCCTAGAGTCTTTCGGCTTATCCATCCCCGTTTTCAAACGCCATGGGTCGGTATCCTGTTCATGGCTGGAGCTATGAGTGTCACTTATTTCGGTGGCATCAGTGAAGCACCGAACCTGATCATTTATATTCTTGCAGCCTGTTGTTCCTGGCTCTTCTCCTATGTGATCGCGCATATTGATGTACTCATCCTCCGTCGTCGCTATCCGAACCAGAGGCGACCATACAAAACACCGTTCTATCCTATTCCTCAAATTATCGGATCTCTAGGCATGGTCTACGCCATTATCAACATCGCACCAGTTCCGGAAATGGAAAGTATAATCTTCCGTCTGGTCGGCGTCATGATAGCCTGCACACTAGTCTACGTCATTTTCTGGCTCCGGTTTGTTATCAAGGAGCCCATGTTCAAGCCCATGAACATGCAAGAAGCGCAGGAGGAGTGGGGGCTGGTTGAAAAAGAACTCTATAAAAACGGTATTCCGGCCACCTTTGTAATCGCTCCCGGTAGTAGGGCGACCTCCAGCGCAACCACCATTTAA
- a CDS encoding Rid family hydrolase, translating into MQRINYSSGAPLEDIAGYSRMVKVGDHVYIGGTTAVQPDGTVAGESAGEQAAYILTKFIDLLQQAGASASDVIKVKAYVTDMAFAQEVAAAYSERFKDIRPLFTMVETPKLNRPTQFVEIELEAHIGCELG; encoded by the coding sequence ATGCAGCGTATTAATTATTCGTCAGGAGCACCTCTAGAAGATATCGCCGGATACTCTCGAATGGTGAAGGTCGGGGATCATGTCTACATCGGCGGCACTACTGCAGTACAGCCGGACGGGACTGTCGCCGGTGAAAGCGCTGGGGAGCAGGCAGCATACATATTAACTAAATTCATCGATTTGTTGCAGCAGGCCGGAGCCTCTGCCTCAGATGTGATCAAAGTAAAAGCTTATGTCACGGACATGGCTTTCGCTCAGGAAGTAGCCGCAGCTTACAGTGAACGTTTTAAGGACATAAGGCCGTTATTTACAATGGTGGAAACCCCCAAGCTTAATCGTCCGACCCAGTTTGTGGAGATTGAACTTGAAGCTCATATCGGGTGTGAACTCGGCTAA
- a CDS encoding aspartate ammonia-lyase, whose translation MRIEQSIVRQAARSTGISEEDLVILIAEGEERVYQQDEWIFYESSPRRWAGIILEGELELMRGIHGTSRKVGTIVSGSMVSEGALLEKDSHSNGAFTRTGTRIWQITEEKIESFKENNPELFYRIVAQVAVGINRRMRMLADSVHCKGNSGDLLISGLRREKDSLGTRDVYGHAYYGVQTLRAMENFSISGIYLNNFEHMVEALAMVKKAAAQTNHELGVLDDTRMNAICQACDEILGGELHEHFTVDMFQGGAGTSTNMNANEVIANRGLEIMGYNKGEYHHLHPNDHVNCSQSTNDAYPTAIKLAVLLSCHDLVCSLRVFRNALASKGEKFKDVLKMGRTENQDAVPMTLGQEFSAYAVMIDSSISSMEQTAEAFLDINLGATAIGTGINSPRGYADLVAKKLAAISGFPVRRAKNLVEATQNAGVFVRMSASLKLVAVQISKICNDLRALSSGPRCGLNEINLPPMQPGSSIMPGKVNPVLPEVMNQICYQVMGYDTVVSMAAESSELELCMAEPIIAYDLLHGMMILKNGCISLVERCISGIEANRDVCRSYVQSSIGLVTALVPVIGYEQSAAIAKEALGTDASVYDIILAKGVLTKEQLDEILRPENMTDPREI comes from the coding sequence ATGAGAATTGAACAAAGCATTGTCCGTCAGGCAGCCAGGTCAACCGGTATCAGCGAAGAGGATCTGGTTATCCTGATCGCTGAAGGTGAAGAACGGGTATATCAGCAGGATGAATGGATATTCTATGAATCAAGCCCACGTCGTTGGGCAGGAATCATCCTTGAAGGTGAGCTTGAACTGATGCGTGGTATTCATGGCACTTCTCGCAAGGTTGGAACAATAGTTTCCGGTTCCATGGTCAGCGAAGGTGCTCTTCTCGAGAAGGACTCCCACTCCAATGGCGCGTTTACGCGAACCGGAACCAGAATCTGGCAGATAACTGAGGAAAAGATTGAATCTTTCAAAGAAAATAATCCGGAGTTGTTTTACCGCATAGTTGCTCAGGTTGCGGTTGGGATCAACCGCCGCATGCGTATGCTTGCGGATAGTGTCCACTGCAAGGGTAACAGCGGGGATCTACTGATCAGCGGGTTGCGTCGGGAAAAAGATTCTCTTGGTACAAGAGATGTCTACGGTCATGCCTATTATGGTGTTCAAACCCTGCGGGCCATGGAAAATTTTTCCATCTCAGGAATATATCTTAATAATTTTGAACATATGGTTGAAGCTTTAGCCATGGTGAAAAAGGCTGCGGCCCAGACCAATCATGAATTGGGGGTCCTTGACGACACCAGAATGAATGCCATTTGTCAGGCCTGTGATGAAATTCTGGGCGGCGAGCTGCATGAACATTTTACCGTGGATATGTTTCAGGGCGGTGCAGGGACTTCGACCAACATGAACGCCAATGAGGTGATTGCAAACCGGGGCTTGGAGATCATGGGGTATAACAAAGGGGAGTATCACCACCTGCACCCCAATGATCATGTTAACTGTTCTCAATCCACAAACGATGCGTACCCCACGGCGATAAAGTTGGCGGTACTGCTCTCCTGTCACGATCTTGTCTGCTCCCTGCGGGTTTTTCGGAATGCTCTTGCGAGCAAGGGAGAGAAATTTAAGGATGTACTCAAAATGGGGCGCACTGAAAATCAGGATGCGGTTCCCATGACCCTAGGTCAGGAGTTCAGCGCCTACGCAGTGATGATAGACAGTTCCATTAGTTCCATGGAGCAAACCGCCGAGGCATTTCTTGATATTAACCTGGGAGCTACGGCTATTGGAACCGGTATCAACAGTCCCCGAGGCTATGCCGATCTGGTGGCGAAAAAACTTGCGGCAATCAGCGGTTTCCCTGTCAGGAGAGCAAAAAATCTGGTGGAAGCAACACAGAATGCAGGCGTTTTTGTACGCATGTCAGCCAGCCTGAAACTGGTGGCCGTGCAGATATCCAAAATTTGTAACGACCTGCGCGCACTTTCCTCCGGGCCCAGATGTGGCTTGAACGAGATCAATCTGCCCCCGATGCAGCCCGGTTCATCTATTATGCCGGGCAAGGTTAATCCGGTTCTTCCCGAAGTAATGAACCAGATATGTTATCAGGTCATGGGATATGACACCGTGGTTTCTATGGCTGCAGAGTCCAGTGAACTGGAACTGTGCATGGCAGAGCCGATTATCGCATATGACCTGCTGCATGGGATGATGATTCTTAAAAACGGCTGCATATCTCTGGTGGAACGCTGCATAAGTGGTATCGAAGCCAATAGAGACGTGTGCAGGAGCTATGTTCAGAGCAGTATCGGTCTGGTGACCGCATTGGTCCCTGTCATCGGTTATGAGCAGTCCGCAGCGATCGCCAAGGAAGCTCTTGGGACCGATGCCAGCGTGTACGATATCATACTCGCAAAAGGGGTCCTTACCAAAGAACAACTGGACGAGATCCTCCGCCCGGAAAATATGACTGATCCGCGGGAAATTTAA
- a CDS encoding DUF3156 family protein has product MFRSRQKRVNAANAAILQTSRLFSPLWGEAELTENGDVRFSALPGTLQGLTAIQTWQRQLLGGTMSVNLCLEREIQLTGSCSLRFRSGRFGCKGNCHIGQHLIDRLHADTILMETLRDLDLGGLTITLTSGKVTVMLTPYGGGLAFLGMPPLQYPVAFPRDQIKTTAQALERIERIISSHSEAMNVTH; this is encoded by the coding sequence ATGTTCCGATCAAGACAGAAACGGGTAAACGCAGCCAATGCAGCCATTCTCCAGACTTCACGCCTTTTTTCCCCGCTATGGGGAGAGGCGGAGTTGACCGAAAACGGGGATGTACGTTTCTCGGCCCTTCCGGGCACACTGCAGGGACTGACCGCAATTCAGACCTGGCAGCGCCAGCTTTTGGGAGGAACAATGTCCGTTAACCTTTGCCTGGAGCGGGAGATCCAATTGACTGGATCTTGTTCACTGCGTTTCAGAAGCGGCAGGTTCGGATGCAAAGGCAACTGTCATATAGGTCAACATTTGATAGACCGGTTGCATGCCGACACCATTCTCATGGAAACGCTCCGGGACTTGGATCTGGGAGGGCTTACCATTACGCTTACCAGTGGAAAGGTAACTGTCATGCTTACTCCCTATGGGGGAGGGCTGGCCTTTCTGGGCATGCCGCCCCTTCAGTATCCGGTTGCTTTTCCCAGAGATCAGATCAAAACAACAGCTCAAGCCCTTGAGCGAATTGAGCGGATAATCAGCAGCCACAGCGAAGCCATGAACGTTACCCACTAG
- a CDS encoding tyramine oxidase subunit B, which translates to MANPKIDFLYLSENDMIEAGVTDMLGCVDAMEEMFRLLKMGDFRMGGAGNNSHGIMMVFPEESPFPNMPVDGPDRRFMAMPAYLGGQFDMVGMKWYGSNTENKQKELPRSILMLTLNDKDTGAPMAHMSANILSAYRTGAIPGVGARYYSREDSKTVGIVGPGVMSKTAFDSFMTVRPGIKRVQIKGRGKKSMQSFIDYVKGKYPTVSEIVIADDIEGAAKDADILFLGTSSPTGDINEYPYVKEEWIKPGAFICCPAAARFDDDFILNRARNVADYVPLYEAWAEEMPYPAYHTIPIPAVHCMDLIADGRLAKEQLEDLSDVLTGKLPARKNEDEIIVYSVGGLPVEDVAWGTIVYRNALEKGIGTTLNLWDKPYLA; encoded by the coding sequence ATGGCAAATCCTAAAATTGATTTTTTGTATTTGAGCGAAAACGACATGATCGAAGCTGGTGTGACCGATATGTTGGGCTGCGTAGATGCAATGGAAGAGATGTTCCGGCTGCTCAAAATGGGCGACTTTCGTATGGGTGGAGCAGGTAACAACTCTCATGGCATTATGATGGTATTTCCTGAAGAATCACCCTTTCCCAATATGCCGGTAGACGGTCCCGATCGCAGATTCATGGCTATGCCTGCATATCTTGGCGGCCAGTTCGATATGGTGGGCATGAAGTGGTACGGTTCCAACACCGAAAACAAGCAGAAAGAACTGCCGCGCTCCATCCTGATGCTGACCTTGAACGATAAGGATACCGGCGCTCCCATGGCTCATATGTCCGCCAATATTCTTAGTGCCTACCGCACGGGGGCGATACCCGGCGTCGGTGCCCGGTATTACTCTCGTGAAGATTCCAAAACCGTGGGCATCGTCGGTCCGGGAGTCATGAGTAAGACCGCATTTGATTCCTTTATGACCGTTCGGCCCGGTATCAAGCGCGTGCAGATTAAAGGCAGGGGCAAGAAATCAATGCAGAGCTTCATTGATTATGTGAAGGGCAAATATCCCACCGTCAGCGAAATAGTTATCGCTGATGATATTGAAGGTGCAGCAAAGGATGCGGATATCCTCTTTCTGGGGACATCATCTCCCACTGGAGATATTAATGAGTATCCCTATGTAAAGGAAGAGTGGATCAAACCCGGTGCATTTATCTGTTGCCCGGCTGCTGCGCGATTTGATGACGATTTTATCCTCAACCGGGCGCGTAACGTGGCTGATTATGTTCCCCTGTACGAGGCATGGGCTGAAGAAATGCCTTATCCTGCCTACCATACCATACCCATCCCGGCTGTGCACTGCATGGATCTTATTGCCGATGGACGGCTGGCCAAGGAGCAGCTTGAAGATCTCAGCGATGTGCTTACCGGAAAACTTCCAGCCCGTAAAAATGAAGATGAAATCATTGTTTATTCGGTGGGAGGGCTTCCCGTGGAAGACGTGGCCTGGGGTACCATCGTGTATCGGAATGCTTTGGAAAAGGGCATCGGTACAACTCTGAATCTTTGGGATAAACCCTATCTAGCCTAA